A window of Rhinolophus ferrumequinum isolate MPI-CBG mRhiFer1 chromosome X, mRhiFer1_v1.p, whole genome shotgun sequence contains these coding sequences:
- the EFNB1 gene encoding ephrin-B1 — MARPGQRWLGKWLVAVVVLALCRLATPLAKNLEPVSWSSLNPKFLSGKGLVIYPKIGDKLDIICPRAEAGRPYEYYKLYLVRPEQAAACSTVLDPNVLVTCNRPEQEIRFTIKFQEFSPNYMGLEFKKHHDYYITSTSNGSLEGLENREGGVCRTRTMKIVMKVGQDPNAVTPEQLTTSRPSKEADNTIKMATQAPGGRGSLGDSDGKHETVNQEEKSGPGGSGGSSGDPDSFFNSKVALFAAVGAGCVIFLLIIIFLTVLLLKLRKRHRKHTQQRAPALSLSTLASPKGGSGTAGTEPSDIIIPLRTTENNYCPHYEKVSGDYGHPVYIVQEMPPQSPANIYYKV; from the exons ATGGCCCGGCCTGGGCAGCGTTGGCTCGGCAAGTGGCTTGTGGCGGTGGTCGTGTTGGCGCTGTGCCGGCTTGCCACGCCGCTGGCCAAGAACCTGGAGCCCGTGTCCTGGAGCTCCCTCAACCCCAA GTTCCTGAGTGGGAAGGGCCTGGTCATCTACCCAAAGATTGGAGACAAGCTGGACATCATCTGTCCCCGAGCAGAAGCAGGGCGGCCCTACGAGTACTACAAGCTGTACCTGGTACGGCCTGAGCAGGCAGCTGCCTGCAGCACCGTGCTTGACCCCAACGTGCTGGTCACCTGCAATAGGCCCGAGCAGGAAATCCGCTTCACCATCAAGTTCCAGGAGTTCAGCCCCAACTACATGGGCCTGGAGTTCAAGAAGCACCACGATTACTACATTACCT CTACATCCAATGGGAGCCTGGAGGGACTGGAGAATCGGGAGGGAGGTGTGTGCCGCACGCGCACCATGAAGATTGTCATGAAGGTCGGGCAAG ACCCCAATGCTGTGACACCTGAACAGTTGACTACCAGCCGGCCCAGCAAGGAGGCAGACAATACTATCAAGATGGCGACGCAGGCCCCTGGCGGTCGGGGCTCTCTGGGTGACTCCGACGGCAAGCATG agactgtgaaccaggaagagaagagtGGCCCAGGTGGGAGTGGAGGCAGCAGTGGGGACCCTGACAGCTTCTTCAACTCCAAGGTGGCATTGTTCGCGGCCGTTGGTGCCGGCTGCGTCATCTTCCTGCTTATCATTATCTTCCTGACGGTTCTGCTACTAAAGCTGCGAAAGCGGCACCGCAAGCACACGCAGCAGCGGGCACCCGCCCTCTCACTCAGTACCCTGGCCAGTCCCAAGGGGGGCAGTGGTACAGCGGGCACCGAGCCCAGCGACATCATCATCCCCTTACGGACTACAGAGAATAACTACTGCCCCCACTATGAGAAGGTGAGTGGGGACTACGGGCACCCCGTCTACATCGTCCAGGAGATGCCACCCCAGAGCCCAGCGAACATCTACTACAAGGTCTGA